The following is a genomic window from Chloroflexota bacterium.
GGAGGTGGCGCTGGACGCGACGGCCTTCTACGCGGGCGGGGGCGGCCAGCCGTGCGACATCGGCACGCTGTCGGACGGCACACGCACCTGGCCGGTGGTCAAGGTGCGGCGCGAAGGCCCGCTCGTGTGGCATGAACTGACAGGGGAGCCGCCTGCCGTCGGCGCGCGCGTGCGCGGCGAGATAGACTGGCCGCGGCGCTATGCCCTCATGCGCACGCACACGGCGCTGCACATCCTGTGCGGTGTGGTGTGGCGCGACTACGGCGCGAAGGTTACCGGCGGCAACATGGAGCCGCTGAAGGGTCGCATGGACTTTGAGTTTGAGACCATGCGCGCGGAACTGGTGCGGGAGATTGAGGAGCGCGTGAACATGGAGGTGCAGGCCGCGCGGCCCGTGCGCGTCCACTTTCTGCCCCGAGCGGAGGCCGACCGCCATCCCGATCTCATCCGCACGAAGGTCAATCTTCTGCCCGCCGACATTGCCGTTGTCCGCGTGGTGGAGATTGAGAGGTTGGACACGCAGGCCGACGGAGGCACGCATCTCGCCAACACGCGCGAGGTGGGCCGCATCCGCGTCGTGGACTATCACAGCAAGGGGCGCATCAACAAGCGCATCATGATAGAGGTGGAGGATTGAGGCGGCATACGGGGGTTCTTGTCGCCGCCGAGCGCGATTTGACAAAAGCCGAATTCGGTGCTAGAAAAAGCCCGTAGGTTGAGTAAGTGTAAGAACGGCTTGCAAGGCACTGGCCGAGGGGCGTTCCACTGCTCCCCGGCCGCGTTTATTGCGGCGCTTCTGATCCACACTCTCCTATAAAATCACCACAAGGAGTGCTACAAATGAGCGAGCGAGAGAGGGGAACTGTCAAGTGGTTCAACGCGACCAAGGGCTACGGGTTCATTACCCGCGAGAAGGGTGGCGACGTGTTCGTGCACTATTCGGCCATCCAGACCGAGGGCTTCCGCACCCTGGAGGAGAACCAGCAGGTAGAGTTCACCGTGGAGCAGGGAGCCAAAGGCCCCCAGGCGATCAACGTCGTTCCTCTGTAGGAAGCGCCGAAACACCTGCACCCCAAACCGCGCCCCAACCATCGGGCGCGGTTTTCTTTTGCCTCGCGCACCGACCCCGCGCCTACTGCGGTATCCTAGACCACAGGCCGTAGATCACCCACCAGTCCTTGGCGATGACGGGCAGCCGCACGCGCGCGGAAACGCGGGGTGCCGTAGCCGTCGGCGTGGCGGTGG
Proteins encoded in this region:
- a CDS encoding cold-shock protein: MSERERGTVKWFNATKGYGFITREKGGDVFVHYSAIQTEGFRTLEENQQVEFTVEQGAKGPQAINVVPL
- a CDS encoding alanyl-tRNA editing protein encodes the protein METQLLFQTDSYLKTFEATIVAANGAEVALDATAFYAGGGGQPCDIGTLSDGTRTWPVVKVRREGPLVWHELTGEPPAVGARVRGEIDWPRRYALMRTHTALHILCGVVWRDYGAKVTGGNMEPLKGRMDFEFETMRAELVREIEERVNMEVQAARPVRVHFLPRAEADRHPDLIRTKVNLLPADIAVVRVVEIERLDTQADGGTHLANTREVGRIRVVDYHSKGRINKRIMIEVED